TACGCCGAGCACGGCGTGGACCTGCGTTCGAACCTCGCTGCCACGGGCATCGACCGGGAACGCCGCGAAGTCGTGCTCGGCAGCGGTGAGCGCGTCGGCTACGAGAAGCTGCTGCTGGCCACCGGCTCCGCGCCGCGCCGGCTGCCGGTGCCCGGCGCGGACGCCGCCAACGTGCTGCGCCTGCGAAGCGTGCACGACAGCGACCGCATCCGGGACGCCCTCCGATCCGGCGCGCGGGTGGTCGTCATCGGCGCGGGCTGGATCGGCCTGGAAGTGGCCGCCGCGGCCCGCGCCGCCGACACGGCCGTGACCGTGGTGGAGACCGCCGAGCTGCCGCTGCTGCGTGTGCTCGGCACCCGGATCGCGCCGGTGTTCGCCGAGCTGCACCGCGAGCACGAGGTCGACCTGCGCCTGGGCACCGGCGTCGAACGGATCGTCCAGCAGGACGGGCGGGCCACCGAGGTGCACCTGACCGACGGTGCGCGCATCGGGTGCGACGCGGTGATCGTGGGCATCGGCGCGGCGCCGCGCACCGAACTCGCCACCGCCGCGGGATTGGAGGTGTCCGACGGCGTCGTCGTCGACTCCGCGCTGCGCACCTCCGACCCCGACGTGCACGCCGCCGGAGACGTGGCCCGCGCCTTCCACCCGCTGCTGGGCGCCCACATCCGGGTCGAGCACTGGGCCAACGCGCTCGACCAGCCCGCCACCGCAGCCCGCGGCATGCTCGGTGATCCGCTCGCCTCCTACGACCGGGTGCCCTACTTCTTCACCGACCAGTACGACCTGGGCATGGAGTACGCGGGCCACATCGAGCCCGACGGCTACGACGAGGTCGTCGTCCGCGGCGATCTCGGCACCCGCGAGTTCATCGCGTTCTGGCTGTCGCAGGGCCGCGTCCTGGCCGGGATGAACGTCAACGTCTGGGACGTCAACGAGGCCGTCCAGCAGCTGGTCCGGTCCGGCGACCAGGTCGATCCGGCGGCGCTGGCCGACCCTGCGGTGCCGCTCACCGGCCTCGTCGGCACGCCGTGACCGACCCACCCTGAGAGGAGCCACCATGGCGAACAAGGACGTCAGAGTGCGCCGCGTCTACGACGAACCGGGCGAGCAGGACGGCGAGCGGGTGCTCGTCGACCGCGTGTGGCCGCGCGGGGTGAGCAAGGACGAGGCCCGGCTCAGCGAGTGGTGCAAGGACGTCTCGCCCTCGTCGGAGCTGCGCAAGTGGTTCGGCCACGACCCGGACAAGTTCGACGAGTTCAGCCGCCGCTACCGCGCGGAACTCGACGAACCGGAACGGGCCGAAGCGCTCGAGCACCTGCGCGCGCTCGCCGCGAAACGGCGCGTCACCCTGCTGACCGGGACCAAGCACCCGGACATCAGCCAGGCCGCCGTGCTCGTCGACGTGCTCGGCGGCTGACCGCGCGAATCCGCCCGATCGCCGACGGGAAACGCCTCCGACGAGCCCCGCCGCACGGCCTCGACGACGTACCATCACGCCCGGTAGCGGCGGCGTTCCCGGTGCGGGCCGACGCCGCCGAGCGGAACCTCCGGATCACCGACGCCGCAAGGGAGCCCTGATCACCATGGGAGCCGCGCAGTCCTCGACCGACGAGTTCGTCCGCGAACCGCTCGGCGTGCAGGAACGGATCACCGCCGACGGGTCCTCGCCGTGGCCCGTCGAACCGCACCGGTACCGCCTCATCGCCGCGCGGGCGTGCCCGTGGGCGAACCGGGTCGTCATCGTCCGCCGCCTGCTCGGCCTGGAACCGGTGCTGTCGCTGGGGATCGCGGGGCCGCTGCACGACGAGCGCAGCTGGCGCTTCCACAACGACCCCGGCGGCGTCGACCCGGTGCTGGGCATCGAATGGCTGCGCGAGGCCTACGAGAACGCGATCCCCGGCTACGACAAGGGCGTGACGGTGCCCGCGGTCGTCGAGATCTCCAGCGGCAAGGTCGTCACCAACTCCTACCAGGACCTCGAATTCGACTTCGCCACGCAGTGGACGGCCCACCACCGCCCCGGCGCCCCGGACCTGTTCCCCGCCGGCCGCCGCGACGAGATCGCCGCGATCTCCGACCAGGTGTTCCACGACGTCAACAACGGCGTCTACAAGTGCGGGTTCGCGAAGGCGCAGTACGCCTACGACAAGGCCTACGACGCCCTGTTCGCGCGCCTCGACGCGCTGTCCGAGCGGCTCTCCGGGCAGCGGTACCTGGTCGGCGACACGATCACCGAGGCCGACGTCCGGC
This window of the Saccharopolyspora gloriosae genome carries:
- a CDS encoding glutathione S-transferase family protein, which produces MGAAQSSTDEFVREPLGVQERITADGSSPWPVEPHRYRLIAARACPWANRVVIVRRLLGLEPVLSLGIAGPLHDERSWRFHNDPGGVDPVLGIEWLREAYENAIPGYDKGVTVPAVVEISSGKVVTNSYQDLEFDFATQWTAHHRPGAPDLFPAGRRDEIAAISDQVFHDVNNGVYKCGFAKAQYAYDKAYDALFARLDALSERLSGQRYLVGDTITEADVRLWVTLARFDAAYHGHFKCNRSTLAAMPVLWAYARDLFQTPGFGDTIDFEQIKQHYYGVHAEVNPTGIVPKGPDPSGWLTPHGREQLGGRPFGDGTPPGPPPEPERVPSLPEPAHSG
- a CDS encoding NAD(P)/FAD-dependent oxidoreductase, which translates into the protein MAHPGFVIIGAGLAGAKAAEALRHEGFDRGITLIGDEPDRPYERPPLSKEYLQGKADRETIFVHRPEWYAEHGVDLRSNLAATGIDRERREVVLGSGERVGYEKLLLATGSAPRRLPVPGADAANVLRLRSVHDSDRIRDALRSGARVVVIGAGWIGLEVAAAARAADTAVTVVETAELPLLRVLGTRIAPVFAELHREHEVDLRLGTGVERIVQQDGRATEVHLTDGARIGCDAVIVGIGAAPRTELATAAGLEVSDGVVVDSALRTSDPDVHAAGDVARAFHPLLGAHIRVEHWANALDQPATAARGMLGDPLASYDRVPYFFTDQYDLGMEYAGHIEPDGYDEVVVRGDLGTREFIAFWLSQGRVLAGMNVNVWDVNEAVQQLVRSGDQVDPAALADPAVPLTGLVGTP
- a CDS encoding DUF488 domain-containing protein, whose product is MANKDVRVRRVYDEPGEQDGERVLVDRVWPRGVSKDEARLSEWCKDVSPSSELRKWFGHDPDKFDEFSRRYRAELDEPERAEALEHLRALAAKRRVTLLTGTKHPDISQAAVLVDVLGG